The following coding sequences lie in one Corynebacterium humireducens NBRC 106098 = DSM 45392 genomic window:
- the hemB gene encoding porphobilinogen synthase, with product MSVPTRRPRRLRSNPAMRELVAETALRPADLILPMFIADGIDAPRAISSMPGVQQHTLDSLKRAAHEALEAGVRCVDLFGVPLDEDKDADGTPSCREDGVLNRALVAMREEFGDDLLLMADTCLDEFTDHGHCGVVREDRWGRAVVDNDVTLDLYQKMAVAQADAGAHIVSPSGMMDGQILAIREALDAAGHEDVSIMAYSAKYASAFYGPFREAVGSSLEGDRRTYQQDPANLRESLLEAELDIDEGADFIMVKPAMPYLDVLAAVAQMSPVPVAAYQVSGEYAMLQAAAANGWLDLEAVMMESLTSIKRAGANQILTYFATDAARLLNR from the coding sequence CTGTCTGTGCCCACCCGTCGCCCGCGCCGCCTGCGCTCGAACCCGGCGATGCGTGAGCTCGTCGCGGAGACGGCTCTGCGCCCGGCGGATCTCATCCTGCCGATGTTCATCGCCGACGGCATCGACGCCCCGCGTGCGATCTCCTCGATGCCGGGCGTGCAGCAGCACACCCTGGACTCCCTCAAGCGCGCCGCCCACGAGGCCCTCGAGGCCGGGGTGCGTTGCGTTGACCTGTTCGGCGTGCCGCTCGACGAGGACAAGGACGCCGACGGCACCCCCTCCTGCCGGGAGGACGGCGTGCTCAACCGCGCGCTGGTCGCCATGCGTGAGGAGTTCGGCGATGACCTGCTGCTCATGGCGGACACCTGCCTCGACGAGTTCACCGACCACGGCCACTGCGGTGTCGTGCGGGAGGACAGGTGGGGGCGGGCGGTCGTCGACAATGACGTCACGCTGGACCTCTACCAGAAGATGGCGGTCGCGCAGGCCGACGCCGGCGCCCACATCGTCAGCCCCTCCGGCATGATGGACGGCCAGATCCTGGCCATCCGTGAGGCTCTCGACGCCGCCGGCCACGAGGACGTCTCGATCATGGCCTACTCCGCGAAGTACGCCTCCGCGTTCTACGGCCCGTTCCGCGAGGCCGTCGGCTCCTCCCTCGAGGGGGACCGCCGCACCTACCAGCAGGACCCGGCGAACCTCCGGGAGTCGCTGCTCGAGGCGGAGCTCGACATCGACGAGGGCGCCGACTTCATCATGGTCAAGCCGGCGATGCCCTACCTCGACGTGCTCGCCGCCGTCGCCCAGATGTCCCCGGTCCCGGTCGCCGCGTACCAGGTGTCCGGCGAGTACGCGATGCTGCAGGCCGCGGCCGCCAACGGCTGGCTCGACCTGGAGGCCGTGATGATGGAGTCGCTGACCTCGATCAAGCGGGCCGGCGCGAACCAGATCCTCACCTACTTCGCGACGGACGCCGCCCGACTGCTGAACCGCTGA